In Serratia marcescens subsp. marcescens ATCC 13880, a single genomic region encodes these proteins:
- the tal gene encoding transaldolase gives MNQLDALKQLTTVVADSGDIESIRQFEPQDATTNPSLILKAAALPQYKALITEALEYARRQGGSKETQLINASDKLAVNIGVEILKSVPGRISTEVDARLSFDRGMCVAKARKLIGMYQEQGIDKSRILIKLASTWEGIKAAEELEKEGINTNLTLLFSFAQARACAEAGVYLISPFVGRIYDWYQAKQPAADYDADQDPGVKSVRTIYEYYKRHRYQTVIMGASFRKVEQILALAGCDRLTIAPNLLEQLKNSEQPVERKLTPSTEGFHQPAPLAEAEFRWLHNQDAMAVEKLAEGIRLFAVDQQKLEDMLAAQL, from the coding sequence ATGAATCAATTAGACGCACTCAAGCAGCTGACCACGGTGGTCGCCGACAGCGGCGATATCGAATCCATCCGCCAGTTCGAACCCCAGGACGCCACCACCAACCCTTCGCTGATCCTGAAAGCCGCCGCGCTGCCGCAGTACAAAGCGCTGATCACCGAAGCGCTGGAGTATGCCCGCCGCCAGGGCGGCAGCAAGGAAACCCAGCTGATCAACGCCAGCGATAAACTGGCGGTCAACATCGGCGTCGAGATCCTCAAAAGCGTGCCGGGCCGCATCTCCACCGAAGTGGACGCCCGCCTGTCGTTCGATCGCGGCATGTGCGTCGCCAAAGCGCGCAAACTGATCGGCATGTATCAGGAACAGGGCATCGACAAATCGCGCATCCTGATCAAACTGGCTTCCACCTGGGAAGGCATCAAAGCCGCCGAAGAGCTGGAAAAAGAAGGCATCAACACCAACCTGACGCTGCTGTTCTCCTTCGCCCAGGCCCGCGCCTGCGCCGAAGCCGGCGTGTATCTGATCTCGCCGTTCGTCGGCCGCATCTATGACTGGTACCAGGCCAAACAGCCTGCCGCCGACTACGACGCCGATCAGGATCCGGGCGTGAAATCGGTGCGCACCATCTATGAATACTACAAGCGTCATCGTTACCAGACGGTGATCATGGGCGCCAGCTTCCGCAAGGTTGAGCAGATCCTGGCGCTGGCCGGCTGCGATCGCCTGACCATCGCGCCGAACCTGCTGGAACAGCTGAAAAACAGCGAACAGCCGGTCGAGCGCAAGCTGACCCCGTCGACCGAGGGCTTCCACCAACCTGCCCCGCTGGCCGAAGCGGAGTTCCGTTGGCTGCACAACCAGGACGCCATGGCGGTGGAAAAACTCGCCGAAGGCATTCGCCTGTTCGCCGTCGACCAGCAGAAGCTGGAAGACATGTTGGCCGCTCAACTGTAA
- a CDS encoding MDR/zinc-dependent alcohol dehydrogenase-like family protein, with amino-acid sequence MCQTCITEAKMAAGIPEIMKAVVAYAPKDYRLEQVPVPKIGPKEILVKIEACGICAGDVKAFEGAPSFWGDEKQPAYIKAPMIPGHEFIGHVVGYGEGVEGFNLGDRVISEQIVPCWQCRFCNRGQYWMCEKHDLYGFQKNVNGGMAEYMKFTKEAINYHVPADLPIEKAILIEPYACSFHAVQRANIKLGDVVVLAGAGTLGLGMIGAIKKSGPSKLVVLDLSDERLALAKRFGADVTLNPTRDDVPAAVKAMTDGYGCDIYIEATGAQKSVEQGLTLIRKLGTFVEFSVFKDPVTVDWSIISDRKELDVLGSHLGPYCYPLVIEGIANGDLPTEGVVTHTLPLEQFAEGFELMKRGIGSIKVVLNPNL; translated from the coding sequence ATGTGTCAGACCTGCATAACAGAGGCGAAAATGGCGGCCGGTATCCCCGAGATCATGAAGGCGGTTGTGGCGTACGCCCCGAAAGATTACCGCCTGGAACAGGTGCCGGTACCGAAGATCGGCCCGAAAGAGATCCTGGTGAAGATCGAGGCCTGCGGCATCTGCGCCGGTGATGTTAAAGCGTTCGAAGGGGCGCCCAGCTTCTGGGGCGATGAAAAACAACCGGCATACATCAAGGCGCCGATGATCCCCGGCCATGAATTTATCGGCCATGTCGTGGGGTATGGCGAAGGCGTCGAGGGCTTCAATCTCGGCGATCGCGTGATATCAGAACAAATCGTTCCCTGCTGGCAATGCCGCTTCTGCAACCGCGGTCAGTATTGGATGTGCGAAAAGCATGACCTGTACGGTTTCCAGAAAAACGTTAACGGCGGCATGGCCGAGTACATGAAGTTCACCAAAGAGGCGATTAACTACCATGTGCCGGCCGACCTGCCGATCGAAAAAGCCATTCTGATCGAACCCTATGCTTGCTCCTTCCATGCGGTGCAACGCGCCAATATCAAACTGGGCGATGTTGTGGTGTTGGCCGGCGCCGGCACCCTGGGGCTGGGCATGATCGGGGCGATCAAAAAGTCCGGGCCTTCGAAGCTGGTGGTGCTGGATCTGTCCGACGAACGTCTGGCCTTGGCGAAGCGCTTCGGCGCGGATGTGACGCTGAATCCTACCCGTGACGACGTGCCCGCCGCGGTTAAAGCGATGACCGACGGCTACGGCTGCGACATCTACATCGAGGCGACCGGCGCACAGAAGTCCGTGGAACAGGGCCTGACGCTGATCCGCAAGCTCGGCACCTTCGTCGAATTTTCCGTGTTCAAGGATCCGGTGACCGTCGATTGGAGCATCATCAGCGACCGCAAGGAGCTGGACGTGCTCGGTTCGCACCTCGGCCCTTACTGCTACCCGCTGGTGATCGAAGGCATCGCCAATGGCGATCTGCCGACCGAAGGCGTGGTGACGCATACGTTGCCGCTGGAACAGTTCGCCGAAGGTTTCGAGCTGATGAAGCGCGGCATCGGTTCAATCAAAGTGGTGCTTAATCCAAACCTCTGA
- the narQ gene encoding nitrate/nitrite two-component system sensor histidine kinase NarQ, with amino-acid sequence MLVKRSVTGSLARALFGIVILSVLATGLALTTVAGSQSDAEAINIAGSLRMQSYRLAFDLDRQSPELELHLQQYRQSLQAPALQKLARFYVPAEVRNHYLALQRTWQTMERQIRDGQAAAYRAEVAGYVNRVDHFVSALQRYSELKLTLVAAVSVLGYAAIIGLVLFCIRFMRRQVVTPLQHLVDASQRVQQRDFRHPQLDVALPNELGVLSQTFSAMSDELARLYQSLELKVQEKTQRLQQANETLEVLYRCSQALSVRQIDQQAFENVLRIVRQSERLRCIRLNVADDHGQWQLNEGEPAPTQTWSALPITQGDKLLGELRWQPEAQPPHPHLMQSLANMLGRGVYFNRAQKQHQYLLLMEERGTIARELHDSLAQTLSFLRIQLTLLRRAADDPAAQTIIDDFDRTLADAYRQLRELLATFRLNIQEADLNAALEQLLQPLKALTPARIQLHCRLPSQALNAQQQVHALQIVREAVLNAVKHAGANEIAVCCEVNAAGDNVFSITDDGCGIASLEEPEGHYGLTIMSERAARLGGTLRIRRRSGGGTAVCLTFSP; translated from the coding sequence TTGCTTGTTAAACGTTCCGTGACCGGCAGCCTGGCCAGGGCGCTGTTCGGCATCGTGATACTGTCGGTGCTCGCCACCGGGTTGGCGTTGACGACCGTCGCCGGCAGCCAGAGCGATGCCGAGGCGATCAACATCGCCGGTTCGCTGCGCATGCAAAGCTACCGCCTGGCCTTTGATCTCGATCGACAGAGCCCGGAGCTGGAGCTGCACCTGCAGCAGTATCGGCAATCTTTGCAGGCGCCGGCGCTGCAAAAGCTGGCGCGCTTTTACGTCCCGGCCGAGGTGCGCAACCACTATCTGGCGCTGCAACGAACATGGCAAACGATGGAGCGGCAGATCCGCGACGGGCAAGCCGCCGCCTACCGGGCGGAGGTCGCCGGCTACGTCAACCGCGTCGATCATTTTGTTTCCGCTCTGCAGCGTTATTCCGAGTTGAAACTCACCCTGGTGGCCGCCGTCAGCGTACTGGGTTACGCCGCCATCATCGGCCTGGTGCTGTTCTGCATCCGCTTTATGCGCCGCCAGGTGGTCACGCCGCTGCAGCACCTGGTCGACGCCAGCCAGCGCGTGCAACAGCGCGACTTTCGCCACCCGCAGCTGGACGTGGCGCTGCCGAACGAGCTCGGCGTGCTGTCGCAAACCTTCAGCGCCATGTCGGACGAGCTGGCCCGGCTCTATCAGTCGCTGGAGCTGAAAGTGCAGGAAAAAACCCAGCGCCTGCAGCAGGCCAACGAAACGCTGGAGGTGCTGTATCGCTGTTCACAGGCGCTGAGCGTGCGCCAGATCGATCAGCAGGCATTCGAGAATGTGCTGCGCATCGTGCGCCAAAGCGAACGACTGCGCTGCATACGGTTGAACGTGGCGGACGATCATGGCCAGTGGCAATTGAACGAAGGAGAGCCGGCGCCGACGCAAACCTGGAGCGCGCTGCCGATCACCCAAGGCGATAAACTGTTGGGTGAATTGCGATGGCAGCCCGAAGCGCAGCCGCCGCATCCTCACCTGATGCAGAGTCTGGCCAACATGCTGGGGCGCGGCGTCTACTTCAACCGGGCGCAAAAGCAGCACCAATATCTGCTGTTGATGGAAGAGCGTGGGACCATCGCCCGCGAGCTGCACGATTCGCTGGCGCAGACGCTGTCGTTCCTGCGCATCCAGCTGACGCTGCTCCGGCGCGCCGCCGACGATCCGGCGGCGCAGACGATTATCGACGATTTCGATCGCACGCTGGCCGATGCCTATCGCCAACTGAGAGAATTGCTGGCCACCTTCCGCCTCAACATTCAGGAGGCGGATCTGAATGCCGCGCTGGAGCAACTGTTGCAGCCATTAAAGGCGCTAACCCCCGCGCGGATTCAGTTACACTGTCGGCTGCCCTCGCAGGCGCTCAACGCCCAACAGCAGGTGCACGCGCTGCAGATCGTGCGCGAAGCGGTACTCAATGCCGTCAAGCACGCCGGAGCGAACGAGATCGCGGTGTGTTGCGAGGTCAATGCCGCAGGCGACAACGTATTCAGCATTACCGACGACGGTTGCGGCATCGCCAGTCTGGAAGAACCGGAAGGGCATTACGGCTTGACCATCATGAGCGAACGCGCGGCGCGACTGGGAGGAACGCTGCGCATCCGGCGCAGAAGCGGCGGCGGCACGGCGGTCTGCCTGACATTCTCGCCCTGA
- the nudK gene encoding GDP-mannose pyrophosphatase NudK, with translation MSSKIENVKKELLSDNWYVLNKYTFDLKRKNGGSVQQVREVYDRGNGATILLYNRAKGTVVLTNQFRMPTYVNGNESGMLLEACAGLLDADSPEQCARREAVEETGFQVGEVKKIFEAYMSPGGVTEIVHFFIAEYHDDERRAAGGGIEDEDIEVIELPFSDAVAMIADGRIKDGKTIMLLQYLQIHRVME, from the coding sequence ATGTCGTCGAAAATTGAGAATGTGAAGAAAGAGCTGTTGTCGGACAACTGGTATGTGCTGAACAAGTATACGTTCGATCTGAAACGCAAAAACGGCGGTTCGGTGCAACAGGTGCGCGAGGTTTACGATCGCGGCAACGGCGCCACCATTTTGCTGTACAACCGCGCCAAGGGCACGGTGGTGCTGACCAACCAGTTCCGCATGCCGACCTACGTCAACGGCAACGAAAGCGGCATGCTGCTCGAGGCCTGCGCTGGCCTGCTGGACGCCGATTCGCCGGAGCAGTGCGCGCGCCGCGAAGCGGTGGAAGAGACCGGTTTTCAGGTGGGCGAGGTCAAGAAAATCTTCGAAGCCTACATGTCGCCGGGCGGCGTGACCGAGATCGTGCACTTCTTTATCGCCGAATACCATGACGATGAGCGGCGCGCGGCCGGCGGCGGCATTGAAGATGAAGATATTGAGGTGATTGAACTGCCGTTCAGCGACGCGGTGGCGATGATCGCCGACGGCCGGATTAAAGACGGCAAGACCATCATGCTGCTGCAGTATTTGCAGATTCATCGGGTGATGGAATAA
- the rpiB gene encoding ribose 5-phosphate isomerase B, with the protein MLPIAIGADDAAIELKDLIVAHLQQRDIPVIDYTTDRAAETGIYPDIAYRVAQAIREEKHRRGILLCGTGIGMSIVANKVPGIRAAQCHDTYSAQRARKSNDAQIITLGARVIGAELAKTIVDAWLESEFEGGGSAPKVERIGYYENAAGRR; encoded by the coding sequence ATGCTGCCTATCGCCATCGGCGCCGATGATGCCGCCATTGAACTGAAGGATCTGATCGTTGCCCACCTGCAACAACGGGACATCCCCGTCATTGACTACACGACGGATCGCGCCGCAGAAACGGGGATCTATCCCGATATCGCCTATCGCGTCGCGCAGGCGATACGGGAGGAAAAACATCGGCGGGGCATCCTGCTGTGCGGCACCGGCATCGGTATGAGCATCGTGGCCAATAAAGTGCCCGGCATTCGTGCGGCGCAATGTCACGATACCTACTCCGCCCAACGGGCGCGCAAAAGCAATGATGCTCAGATCATCACGCTGGGCGCGCGGGTCATCGGTGCCGAACTGGCGAAAACCATCGTCGATGCCTGGCTGGAATCGGAGTTTGAAGGGGGAGGATCGGCGCCGAAAGTCGAGCGAATCGGCTATTACGAAAACGCGGCCGGACGGCGTTAA
- the tkt gene encoding transketolase yields MSSRKELANAIRALSMDAVQKANSGHPGAPMGMADIAEVLWRDYLNHNPTNPHWADRDRFVLSNGHGSMLIYSLLHLTGYDLPMRELENFRQLHSKTPGHPEYGYTPGVETTTGPLGQGIANAVGFAIAERTLAAQFNRPGHDIVDHHTYAFMGDGCMMEGISHEVCSLAGTLKLGKLTAFYDDNGISIDGHVDGWFTDDTALRFEAYGWHVVRNVDGHNPDAIKAAIEEARKVTDKPSLLMCKTVIGFGSPNKAGTHDVHGAALGAAEVAATREALGWKYAAFEIPQDIYAQWDAKEAGQAKEAAWNDKFAAYAKAFPELAAEFKRRMNGELPADWKADAKAFVEKLQANPANIASRKASQNALEAFGKVLPEFLGGSADLAPSNLTMWSGSKALNVDPAGNYIHYGVREFGMTAITNGIALHGGFLPYSATFLMFVEYARNAVRMAALMKLRNVFVYTHDSIGLGEDGPTHQPVEQLASLRVTPNMSTWRPCDQVESAVAWQYGIERNDGPTTLVFSRQNLTQQPRTAEQLANVYRGGYVLKDCAGTPDVILIATGSEVGITVEAADKLTAAGRKVRVVSMPSTDAFDKQDAAYRESVLPAAVTARVAVEAGIADYWYKYVGLNGAIVGMTTFGESAPAEQLFAEFGFSVDNVVAKAQALLK; encoded by the coding sequence ATGTCTTCTCGTAAAGAGCTTGCCAACGCTATCCGCGCACTCAGCATGGACGCCGTACAAAAAGCAAATTCCGGCCACCCGGGGGCTCCTATGGGCATGGCGGACATCGCCGAAGTCCTGTGGCGTGACTATCTCAACCACAACCCGACTAACCCGCACTGGGCTGACCGCGACCGTTTCGTGCTCTCCAACGGCCACGGCTCCATGTTGATTTACAGCCTCCTGCACCTCACCGGCTACGACCTGCCGATGCGCGAGCTGGAGAACTTCCGTCAGCTGCATTCCAAAACCCCGGGGCACCCGGAGTACGGCTACACCCCGGGCGTTGAAACCACCACCGGCCCGCTGGGCCAGGGCATCGCCAACGCCGTCGGCTTCGCCATCGCCGAACGCACCCTGGCGGCGCAGTTCAACCGCCCCGGCCACGACATCGTCGACCACCACACCTACGCCTTCATGGGCGACGGCTGCATGATGGAAGGCATCTCGCACGAAGTCTGCTCCCTGGCCGGCACCCTCAAGCTCGGCAAGCTGACCGCCTTCTACGATGACAACGGCATCTCCATCGACGGCCACGTCGACGGCTGGTTCACCGACGACACCGCCCTGCGTTTTGAAGCCTACGGCTGGCACGTGGTGCGCAACGTCGACGGCCACAACCCTGACGCCATCAAGGCCGCGATTGAAGAAGCCCGCAAGGTGACCGACAAGCCGTCGCTGCTGATGTGCAAGACCGTTATCGGCTTCGGTTCGCCGAACAAGGCCGGCACCCATGACGTGCACGGCGCCGCGCTGGGCGCCGCCGAAGTGGCCGCCACCCGCGAAGCGCTGGGCTGGAAATACGCTGCCTTTGAAATCCCGCAGGACATCTACGCTCAGTGGGACGCCAAGGAAGCCGGTCAGGCCAAGGAAGCGGCCTGGAACGACAAGTTCGCCGCCTACGCCAAGGCCTTCCCGGAACTGGCCGCCGAGTTCAAGCGCCGCATGAACGGCGAGCTGCCGGCCGACTGGAAAGCCGACGCCAAGGCGTTCGTGGAAAAACTGCAGGCCAACCCGGCCAACATCGCCAGCCGCAAGGCGTCGCAGAACGCGCTGGAAGCGTTCGGCAAGGTGCTGCCGGAGTTCCTGGGCGGCTCCGCCGACCTGGCGCCGAGCAACCTGACCATGTGGTCCGGCTCGAAAGCGCTGAACGTTGACCCGGCGGGCAACTACATTCATTACGGCGTGCGCGAGTTCGGCATGACCGCCATCACCAACGGCATCGCGTTGCACGGCGGCTTCCTGCCGTACTCGGCGACCTTCCTGATGTTCGTGGAATACGCTCGCAACGCGGTGCGCATGGCGGCGCTGATGAAGCTGCGCAACGTGTTCGTCTACACCCACGACTCCATCGGTCTGGGCGAAGACGGCCCGACTCACCAGCCGGTGGAGCAGCTGGCGAGCCTGCGCGTGACCCCGAACATGAGCACCTGGCGCCCGTGTGACCAGGTGGAATCGGCGGTGGCGTGGCAGTACGGCATCGAGCGCAACGACGGCCCGACCACCCTGGTGTTCTCGCGCCAGAACCTGACCCAGCAGCCGCGCACCGCAGAGCAGCTGGCGAACGTGTACCGCGGCGGCTACGTGCTGAAAGACTGCGCGGGCACGCCGGACGTGATCCTGATCGCCACCGGCTCCGAAGTGGGCATCACGGTGGAAGCGGCGGACAAGCTGACCGCGGCGGGCCGCAAGGTGCGGGTGGTGTCGATGCCGTCGACCGACGCGTTCGACAAGCAGGATGCGGCGTACCGCGAGTCGGTGCTGCCGGCGGCGGTGACGGCGCGCGTGGCGGTGGAAGCGGGTATCGCGGACTACTGGTACAAGTACGTGGGGCTGAACGGCGCCATCGTGGGCATGACCACCTTCGGTGAGTCGGCGCCGGCGGAGCAGCTGTTCGCCGAGTTCGGCTTCTCCGTGGACAACGTGGTGGCGAAGGCGCAGGCGCTGCTGAAGTAA